TAACAATATACGGCGTTTGTTGAGCAAGAGCTTTGGCAATCATCACTTTTTGCTTCTCCCCGTCGCTCATCAAATTAAAAAATTTCGACTTCAATTTTTCAATTCCTATAATTTCAATCGCATCATCAACTATTTGATAATCCAAATCAATTAACTTTCCAAACATTCCGGTGTACGGATATCTTCCCATACAAACAACTTCATAAGCGTTCATATTATCCAGATCCGGAGCATTAGACTGCACAACGCTTATTTTAAGAGAAATATCTCTCGACTTCATGTTTTTAATTTCAATATCGTCGATGAATAATTGTCCGGAAACAACCGGAATAAATCCGCAAATAGTTTTCAGAAGTGTTGATTTTCCGGCACCGTTCTCCCCTATCAGACAAACCAGCTCACCTTTATTTAATGAA
The DNA window shown above is from Bacteroidales bacterium and carries:
- a CDS encoding ABC transporter ATP-binding protein, whose protein sequence is MIRAEKISTGYRNSTKNREKKFFVVHSGLDFSLNKGELVCLIGENGAGKSTLLKTICGFIPVVSGQLFIDDIEIKNMKSRDISLKISVVQSNAPDLDNMNAYEVVCMGRYPYTGMFGKLIDLDYQIVDDAIEIIGIEKLKSKFFNLMSDGEKQKVMIAKALAQQTPYIVMDEPMAFLDYPSRIDMMNILKNLTKNHNKAILLSTHNLEMALDMADKLWVMNSKGDFIQTNSKELIENNLLEKYFNKDTADWIALSLRS